The Serratia rhizosphaerae genome has a segment encoding these proteins:
- a CDS encoding inhibitor of vertebrate lysozyme family protein translates to MTGMHKRRYMLLGALLAVSAGSFAQQVVTTADLVQQPGYQSSWQQMMKGQARLPGWARKGSGTSTPAETIGWQGQQYQVGNICKPHDCGNNFLIVAFKADKSQAWGVRVEVEDRPEAVAHPKKYAKYQWLGKPDSNMQALLRQQFENSPDWK, encoded by the coding sequence ATGACAGGAATGCATAAACGTCGTTATATGCTGCTGGGCGCGTTGCTGGCCGTCAGCGCCGGCAGCTTTGCCCAGCAGGTGGTGACCACGGCGGATCTGGTTCAGCAGCCGGGTTATCAGAGCAGCTGGCAGCAGATGATGAAAGGTCAGGCCCGGCTGCCGGGCTGGGCGCGTAAGGGCAGCGGCACTTCGACGCCGGCGGAGACGATCGGCTGGCAGGGGCAGCAGTATCAGGTTGGCAATATCTGTAAGCCTCACGATTGCGGCAATAACTTTTTGATCGTCGCCTTCAAGGCGGACAAGTCGCAGGCCTGGGGCGTGCGGGTTGAGGTGGAAGACCGGCCGGAAGCGGTGGCGCACCCCAAAAAGTACGCCAAATATCAGTGGCTCGGCAAGCCGGACAGCAATATGCAGGCGCTGCTGCGTCAGCAGTTTGAAAACAGCCCGGACTGGAAGTAA
- the gutQ gene encoding arabinose-5-phosphate isomerase GutQ gives MDNASTLLTFARETLEIELAEAQRLLARLDDNFVRACELLLSCRGKAVISGIGKSGHIGKKIAASLASTGTPAFFLHPAEALHGDLGMIGPDDVMIFISYSGRAKELDLILPLLAESRIPVIAITGGTASPLAQGAACVLDISVEREACPMGLAPTSSAVNTLMIGDALAMALMRQRGFNAEDFARSHPGGSLGARLLNRVHHLMRTGDRLPKVQESADVMAAMLELSRTGLGLVAVCDEQQKVVGVFTDGDLRRWLVQGHKLEDPLSPAITRPGYRLPEQWRAGEALEALHEQHISAAPVVNVEGELVGALNLHDLHQAGIG, from the coding sequence ATGGATAACGCGAGCACCCTGCTCACCTTCGCCCGCGAAACGCTGGAGATTGAACTGGCCGAAGCGCAGCGCCTGCTGGCGCGGCTGGACGACAACTTTGTCCGCGCCTGCGAGCTGCTGCTGAGCTGCCGCGGCAAGGCGGTGATTTCCGGCATCGGCAAATCCGGCCATATCGGCAAGAAAATCGCCGCCTCGCTGGCCAGCACCGGGACGCCCGCCTTCTTCCTGCATCCGGCGGAAGCGCTGCACGGCGATCTCGGCATGATCGGCCCGGACGACGTGATGATCTTTATTTCATACTCCGGCCGCGCCAAAGAGCTGGACCTGATCCTGCCGCTGCTGGCCGAGAGCCGGATCCCGGTGATCGCCATTACCGGCGGCACCGCCTCACCGCTGGCGCAGGGTGCCGCCTGCGTGCTGGATATCAGCGTCGAGCGCGAAGCCTGCCCGATGGGGCTGGCGCCGACCTCCAGCGCGGTCAACACTCTGATGATCGGCGATGCGCTGGCGATGGCGCTGATGCGTCAGCGCGGCTTCAACGCCGAAGACTTCGCCCGTTCACACCCGGGCGGCAGCCTCGGCGCGCGTCTGCTTAACCGCGTGCATCACCTGATGCGCACCGGCGATCGTCTGCCGAAGGTGCAGGAAAGCGCCGACGTGATGGCGGCGATGCTGGAGCTGAGCCGCACCGGCCTGGGACTGGTGGCGGTGTGCGACGAGCAGCAAAAAGTGGTGGGCGTCTTCACCGACGGCGATCTGCGCCGCTGGCTGGTGCAGGGCCACAAGCTGGAGGATCCGCTCAGCCCGGCGATTACCCGCCCCGGCTATCGCCTGCCGGAACAGTGGCGCGCGGGAGAAGCGCTGGAGGCGCTGCACGAGCAGCATATCAGCGCCGCGCCGGTGGTCAACGTTGAGGGGGAACTGGTCGGCGCGCTGAACCTGCACGACCTGCATCAGGCCGGCATCGGCTGA
- the fbaB gene encoding class I fructose-bisphosphate aldolase: MTDIAQLLGKEAEDLLQHRCTTIPAENLYLPGDDFVDRVMIDNNRPNSVLRSMQTLFNHGRLAGTGYLSILPVDQGIEHSAGASFAANPLYFDPKNIVELALEAGCNCVASTYGVLAAVSRRYAHKIPFLVKLNHNETLSYPTQYDQTLYASVEQAFDMGAVAVGATIYFGSEQSRRQIEEISAAFERAHELGMVTVLWAYLRNPAFKKDGVDYHSSADLTGQANHIAATIGADIVKQKMAENNGGYRAVNFGYTDDRVYDKLTSDHPIDLVRYQLANCYMGRAGLINSGGAAGENDLQESVRTAVINKRAGGMGLILGRKAFKKSMKDGVALINAVQDTYLDSSVTIA; encoded by the coding sequence ATGACTGATATTGCGCAGTTGTTAGGTAAGGAAGCGGAAGACCTGTTGCAACACCGCTGTACCACCATCCCCGCAGAGAATCTGTACCTGCCCGGCGACGATTTTGTCGATCGGGTGATGATCGATAATAACCGCCCCAACAGCGTGCTGCGCTCGATGCAGACCCTGTTCAACCACGGCCGGTTGGCCGGCACCGGCTATCTGTCCATTCTGCCGGTGGACCAGGGCATTGAGCACTCGGCCGGCGCCTCGTTCGCCGCCAACCCGCTCTATTTTGACCCGAAAAACATCGTCGAACTGGCGCTCGAAGCCGGCTGCAACTGCGTCGCCTCCACCTACGGCGTGCTGGCGGCGGTATCACGTCGCTATGCGCACAAAATCCCGTTCCTGGTCAAACTGAACCACAACGAAACCCTCAGCTACCCGACCCAGTACGACCAGACCCTGTACGCCAGCGTTGAGCAGGCGTTCGATATGGGCGCGGTGGCGGTCGGCGCCACCATCTATTTCGGTTCCGAGCAGTCGCGCCGCCAGATTGAAGAGATTTCCGCCGCCTTCGAGCGCGCGCACGAACTGGGCATGGTTACCGTGCTGTGGGCCTATCTGCGTAACCCGGCATTCAAGAAAGACGGCGTCGACTACCACTCCAGCGCCGATCTCACCGGCCAGGCCAACCATATCGCCGCCACCATCGGCGCCGATATCGTCAAACAGAAAATGGCGGAAAACAACGGCGGCTACCGCGCCGTGAACTTCGGCTACACCGACGACCGGGTATACGACAAACTGACCAGCGATCACCCGATCGATCTGGTGCGTTATCAGCTGGCCAACTGCTATATGGGACGCGCCGGCCTGATTAACTCCGGCGGCGCCGCCGGGGAAAACGATCTGCAGGAATCGGTGCGCACCGCAGTGATCAACAAACGCGCCGGCGGCATGGGGCTGATTCTGGGGCGTAAGGCCTTCAAAAAATCGATGAAGGACGGCGTGGCGCTGATTAACGCCGTGCAGGATACCTATCTCGACAGCAGCGTCACCATCGCCTGA
- a CDS encoding GntR family transcriptional regulator, giving the protein MSENYSLTNTLPVNQQIYRFLRQDIVDCTIAPGTLLSEKEISSRFSVSRQPVREAFIKLAEAGLVQILPQRGTFVMKISAKRVADGRFIRQAVECAIVRRAATGITPPQLALLKHNLQRQALAANGQQIREFLLLDDEFHRLLTQIANCPLAWETIETIKATMDRVRFLSLSEVSPPETLIQQHYRIFDALKAHDPDAAERAVHDHLQEMIYSITPIALQNSSWFEVE; this is encoded by the coding sequence ATGTCTGAAAATTATAGCCTTACCAACACATTACCGGTGAATCAGCAAATCTACCGCTTTTTACGGCAGGATATCGTCGACTGCACTATTGCGCCGGGGACCCTGCTGTCGGAAAAGGAGATTTCCAGCCGTTTCAGCGTGTCGCGCCAGCCGGTGCGTGAGGCCTTTATCAAACTGGCCGAGGCGGGGCTGGTGCAGATACTGCCGCAGCGCGGCACCTTCGTGATGAAAATTTCCGCCAAACGCGTCGCGGACGGCCGTTTTATCCGCCAGGCGGTGGAGTGCGCCATCGTCCGCCGGGCCGCCACCGGCATTACCCCGCCGCAGCTGGCGCTGCTGAAGCATAACCTGCAGCGTCAGGCGCTGGCGGCCAACGGCCAGCAAATACGGGAATTCCTGCTGCTGGACGATGAGTTCCACCGCCTGCTGACGCAGATCGCCAACTGTCCGCTGGCCTGGGAAACCATCGAAACCATCAAGGCCACCATGGACCGGGTGCGTTTTCTCAGCCTGAGTGAAGTCTCGCCGCCGGAAACGCTGATCCAACAGCACTACCGCATTTTCGACGCGCTGAAGGCGCACGACCCGGACGCCGCCGAGCGGGCCGTTCACGACCATCTGCAGGAGATGATTTACTCCATCACGCCGATCGCCCTGCAAAACAGCAGCTGGTTCGAGGTCGAATAA
- a CDS encoding MFS transporter, which yields MTTTTHDADAGDHQPLLKRVASASAIGTAAEYYDFFAYGTAAVLFFGQLFFPSADPLVGTLAAFATYAVGFLARPLGGIVFGHIGDKVGRKKALVITILIVGLGTFCIGLLPTYDKIGIWAPIALILIRVLQGFGVGGEQAGAVLMTAEYAPPRRRGFYASWVQIGAPAGFLLPSALFALLTALLSPAQMLEWGWRIPFLLSLLLVIVGLFIRLKIDESPVFAQIRATKAVESRPVVEVARAYPGLIGKGVCAKLIEACAFAMFTVIVLAYGKANQLSESILLETMIVAVVLEIFAIPLMGHLSDRLGRKPVYIAGALLQVVCIVPFFMLLNADNFWLTQLAMIVVLTLGHSMCYAPQASYFPELFPTRVRCSGIALIWQIGSLVGSGILGLLAVKILQMTGGHYYGLAGYMIVLGVISAVGLWLMPETAPQRRQQEYQDWHH from the coding sequence ATGACCACCACCACGCACGACGCCGACGCCGGCGACCATCAGCCGCTGTTAAAGCGCGTCGCCAGCGCCTCCGCCATCGGCACGGCGGCGGAATACTACGACTTTTTCGCCTACGGCACCGCGGCGGTGCTGTTTTTCGGCCAGCTGTTCTTCCCCAGCGCCGATCCGCTGGTCGGCACGCTGGCGGCCTTCGCCACCTACGCGGTCGGCTTTCTGGCGCGCCCGCTGGGCGGCATTGTCTTCGGCCATATCGGCGATAAAGTCGGCCGCAAAAAGGCGCTGGTGATCACCATTCTGATCGTCGGCCTCGGCACCTTCTGCATCGGCCTGCTGCCCACCTACGACAAGATCGGCATCTGGGCGCCGATCGCCCTGATCCTGATCCGCGTGCTGCAGGGCTTCGGCGTCGGCGGCGAACAGGCCGGCGCGGTACTGATGACCGCCGAATACGCGCCTCCCCGCCGGCGTGGTTTCTACGCCAGCTGGGTGCAGATCGGCGCGCCGGCCGGCTTTTTACTGCCCTCCGCCCTGTTCGCCCTGCTGACCGCCCTGCTGTCGCCGGCGCAGATGCTCGAATGGGGCTGGCGCATTCCGTTCCTGCTCAGCCTGCTGCTGGTGATCGTCGGGCTGTTTATCCGCCTGAAGATCGACGAGTCGCCGGTGTTTGCCCAGATCCGCGCCACCAAGGCGGTGGAAAGCCGGCCGGTGGTGGAAGTGGCGCGCGCCTATCCGGGCCTGATCGGCAAAGGCGTGTGCGCCAAACTGATCGAAGCCTGCGCGTTCGCCATGTTCACGGTGATCGTGCTGGCCTACGGCAAGGCCAACCAGCTGAGCGAAAGCATTCTGCTGGAGACGATGATCGTGGCGGTGGTGCTGGAGATTTTCGCCATCCCGCTGATGGGGCACCTTTCCGACCGGCTGGGGCGCAAACCGGTCTACATCGCCGGCGCGCTGCTGCAGGTGGTCTGCATCGTACCGTTCTTTATGCTGCTGAACGCTGATAACTTCTGGCTGACCCAGCTGGCGATGATCGTGGTGCTGACCCTTGGCCACAGCATGTGTTACGCCCCGCAGGCGTCGTACTTCCCGGAACTGTTCCCGACCCGCGTGCGCTGCAGCGGCATCGCGCTGATCTGGCAGATCGGCTCGCTGGTCGGCAGCGGTATTCTCGGCCTGCTGGCGGTGAAAATCCTGCAGATGACCGGCGGCCACTATTACGGTCTGGCGGGCTATATGATCGTGCTGGGGGTGATTTCCGCCGTCGGCCTGTGGCTGATGCCGGAAACCGCCCCGCAGCGGCGACAGCAGGAGTATCAGGACTGGCACCACTGA